Genomic segment of Candidatus Baltobacteraceae bacterium:
AGTTGTCGACCAAATACCCGCCGAGCAGCGGTCCGACGGCCGGACCGACCATCGCGCCCATTCCGAAGATCGCCATCGCCGCGCCGCGCTTCTCCTGCGGGTACGTTTCGAACAGGATCGCCTGCGCCGTGGGCTGCAGCGCGCCGCCGCCGAATCCTTGCAGCACGCGATAGAAGACCAGTTGCCAAATACTCGTCGCCGTTCCGCACAGAAACGACGCGATCGTAAAGATCGCGAGGCATCCGGCGTAAAAATTCTTGCGTCCGAAGTACGCCGTCAGCCACCCGTTGAGCGGCATGGTAATGACGCTCGCGAGGATATAGCCGGTGGCGACCCAGGAGACCTCGTCGATCGAGGCTCCGAGGTTGCCGCCGATGTTGTTGAGTGCCACATTGACGATGGTCGCGTCGATGATCGCCATGATGAGGCCGAGCATCACGGTAATCGTGATGATCGCGACCGGAGCATTCTGGCGTTCTCTAAACGGATTCTTCATATTCTTCGATGGTTAACCGACTAACTATCCCGCTGGTTTCAGCGATCGTACCGGTCGTAAAAATTTGACTCCCGGCTCAATCTTACGCTAAAGTAAGGATACATCGAAATAGTAAGGAGCCTCCTGTTTTGAGTAGTTCGACGCTGACGAGCAAAGGCCAGATGACCTTACCCAAGGATGTTCGCGACCGTCTGCAGCTAAAACCCGGCGACCGCCTCGAAGTGGTGGTTGAGGGTCGGCAAGTCATTATGACTCCGGTTACCCTGCACGTCGACGATATTGCAGCCATACTCCCGATCGCGAAACGAGCGCGATCCGTGGAAGAGATGAACGAAGCAATTCGTAAGCGAGCCGCGCGGAGGTGATCGGTCTCGATACGAATGTCCTCGTTCGAATCTTGACGCGCGACGACCCCCGGCAATTCGCGGCGGCGAGCCGATACATCGCGAATAGCTGTACTGCTGAGAGCCCCGCTTTTATCAATCGAATCGTGGTCGTCGAAGTCGTTTGGGTTCTTGAAAATGCCTACGACGAATATACCCGCGATCAGATTGCCGATGCAATAGCCGGGGTTTTAAACACGGCGGAGTTTACGGTCGAGGACGGAATCTCAATTCGATCCGTGTTGGGCGACTACCGCAGTGGCGCCGATTTTGCCGACGCTCTGATAGCGACGATAAACGCGAAGCAAGGCTGCACTAAAACCGCCACGTTCGACAAAGTCGCCCGCAAGAAGTTCGAACATTTTACCGACGTAACGGCATAAGCTGCTGGGGGCTCGCTTTTTTATGAAACTCGTGCTCGAGATTCTCCTCTCCGCAATCCTTCACCCGATCGCCGTGGTCTTGGCGTGGATAAATCTCGCCGGGCGCGACGATCTCTCCACGGTCCAGAAGGTGCTCTGGGCGCTGCTCTGCCTGCTTTGGGGCGTCGGCCCGATTCTCTATATGCTGCTGGGCGGCGGTACGCTCTGGTAGATGCGTTTCGACTTCGGGGTCCTCGGCGGATTCAAGCGGCGGGCGTTTTACGTGCTGCTCTGGAGTTTCGTGACGATGCTCTTGATCGGGCTCGTCGCCGATCTCACACAGCGTCCTTATATCTTTCCATCGCTGGGTCCGACCGCACTCATGGTTTTTGCCCACCCGATGCGGCGCGACTCGGCGCCGCGTCACGTCATTCTGGGCCACGCCGCGGGCGCGCTCTGCGGATATATCGCACTTTGGTTGACCGGCCTTTTGGGCGTCGGCTTCAGTAGTGAAATCGGGGGCCGGCGCGTCCTCGCGGCCGCGATCGCGTTGGGCCTGACATCGGCGCTTATGGTGCTGCTTAAGAGCGAACACGCGCCGGCCGGCGCCACCACGCTCATCGTCGCGCTCGGGATTCTTCCGCGATTGGTCGATTTCTTGTTCTTAATGGGCGCCGTCGTATTGCTGGCGGTGCTCGCTCTAATCATCAATCGCATCTGCGCGATCGACTATCCGATCTGGAGCGCGGCGCCCTGGGTGCGTAGTCACGATGCGGAACTGCTGCGAAAAATCAATACGCAAAGAGCCAAGCGACGTTGAGCGTGCGCTGCGTTGCCGGCCGCGTCGCAAACACGCCCTCGACGCTAAAACGAACGCGATCGAAGGGACGGAAGTTTAACGCGAACGTGGTGGATCGCAGCGGCGAGCCGGCGGTGTTGGCGCTATCGTAGCGTACCA
This window contains:
- a CDS encoding PLDc N-terminal domain-containing protein → MKLVLEILLSAILHPIAVVLAWINLAGRDDLSTVQKVLWALLCLLWGVGPILYMLLGGGTLW
- a CDS encoding type II toxin-antitoxin system VapC family toxin: MIGLDTNVLVRILTRDDPRQFAAASRYIANSCTAESPAFINRIVVVEVVWVLENAYDEYTRDQIADAIAGVLNTAEFTVEDGISIRSVLGDYRSGADFADALIATINAKQGCTKTATFDKVARKKFEHFTDVTA
- a CDS encoding HPP family protein, producing the protein MRFDFGVLGGFKRRAFYVLLWSFVTMLLIGLVADLTQRPYIFPSLGPTALMVFAHPMRRDSAPRHVILGHAAGALCGYIALWLTGLLGVGFSSEIGGRRVLAAAIALGLTSALMVLLKSEHAPAGATTLIVALGILPRLVDFLFLMGAVVLLAVLALIINRICAIDYPIWSAAPWVRSHDAELLRKINTQRAKRR